In one window of Mercurialis annua linkage group LG4, ddMerAnnu1.2, whole genome shotgun sequence DNA:
- the LOC126677818 gene encoding probable methyltransferase PMT18: protein MAKEHSGSPKIHQLESKRKRLTWIFGVSGLCVLFYVLGAWQNTAPPINRTEANSKVGCDIATPSAANADASSLSSSSPLLDFNSHHQIELNNTNTVATFPPCEMSYSEYTPCQHPPRGRKFDRNMLKYRERHCPEKEELLFCLIPAPPKYKTPFKWPQSRDYAWYDNIPHRELSIEKAVQNWIQLEGDRFKFPGGGTMFPRGADAYIDDINELIPLTDGTIRTAIDTGCGVASWGAYLLKRDILAMSFAPRDTHEAQVQFALERGVPAMIGVMASQRLPYPARAFDMAHCSRCLIPWQNYDGLYLIEVDRVLRPGGYWILSGPPINWKKYWRGWERTREDLKKEQDAIENTAKRLCWKKVVEKEDLSVWQKPLNHIDCVRSRKMFKTPHICKSDNPDASWAKEMEACITPLPEVSSSDEVAGGAVQKWPERAFAVPPRIASGSIPGINADKFKEDNELWKDRISHYKHIINPLGQGRYRNVMDMNAYLGGFAAALTKYPVWVMNVVPANSDHDTLGVVFERGFIGSYQDWCEAFSTYPRTYDLIHAGGVFSIYQDRCDITHILLEMDRILRPEGTVIFRDTVEVLVKIQSITNGMRWKSQIMDHESGPFNPEKILVAVKTYWTGEISQKQL, encoded by the exons atggcaaAGGAGCACAGTGGATCACCCAAAATTCATCAGCTTGAATCCAAAAGGAAGCGTCTAACTTGGATCTTCGGGGTGAGTGGCCTCTGCGTTTTGTTCTATGTTTTGGGAGCTTGGCAGAATACGGCTCCTCCCATCAATAGAACCGAGGCCAACAGTAAAGTCGGTTGTGATATTGCGACCCCTTCAGCAGCCAATGCTGATGCATCGTCACTGTCATCCTCATCGCCGCTCTTGGACTTCAACAGCCATCATCAGATTGAACTTAACAACACGAACACAGTCGCCACATTTCCGCCATGTGAGATGTCGTACAGCGAGTATACGCCTTGCCAACACCCGCCGAGGGGGAGGAAATTCGACAGGAACATGTTGAAATACAGAGAGAGGCATTGCCCTGAGAAGGAAGAATTGCTGTTTTGCCTAATACCCGCCCCTCCGAAATATAAGACCCCTTTTAAGTGGCCTCAGAGCCGCGACTATGCGTGGTATGACAATATTCCCCACAGAGAACTCAGCATTGAGAAGGCTGTTCAGAACTGGATTCAATTGGAGGGTGACCGTTTCAAATTCCCTGGGGGAGGCACCATGTTCCCACGTGGAGCTGACGCGTATATAGATGATATAAACGAGCTAATTCCTCTCACCGATGGGACCATCAGGACCGCAATTGACACAGGCTGCGGA GTTGCAAGCTGGGGTGCCTACCTATTGAAGCGCGACATTCTAGCAATGTCATTCGCACCGAGGGATACACACGAAGCACAAGTCCAGTTTGCACTGGAGAGAGGAGTTCCTGCTATGATCGGTGTGATGGCTTCTCAAAGACTTCCTTACCCAGCAAGGGCTTTCGACATGGCTCATTGTTCGCGTTGCTTGATACCGTGGCAAAACTATG ATGGTCTATATCTAATTGAAGTGGACAGAGTCTTAAGACCTGGTGGTTACTGGATTCTCTCTGGTCCTCCTATTAATTGGAAGAAATACTGGAGAGGATGGGAAAGGACTCGAGAAGATTTAAAGAAAGAACAGGATGCTATCGAGAACACAGCCAAACGTTTGTGTTGGAAGAAAGTGGTTGAGAAGGAGGATCTTTCAGTTTGGCAAAAGCCCCTCAATCACATTGACTGTGTTAGAAGCAGGAAGATGTTTAAAACACCACACATTTGCAAATCAGACAATCCAGATGCTTCATG GGCCAAAGAAATGGAAGCTTGTATAACCCCTCTGCCGGAGGTAAGCAGCTCAGATGAAGTTGCTGGTGGTGCAGTACAGAAATGGCCCGAGCGGGCCTTTGCAGTTCCTCCTAGAATTGCCAGTGGTTCAATACCGGGGATCAATGCTGACAAATTCAAGGAAGACAACGAATTATGGAAGGACAGAATATCACATTACAAGCATATCATAAACCCTCTAGGCCAAGGCCGATATCGTAATGTGATGGACATGAATGCGTACCTTGGCGGATTTGCTGCGGCCCTGACGAAATATCCAGTGTGGGTTATGAATGTAGTGCCTGCCAATTCAGATCACGACACGCTTGGCGTAGTCTTCGAAAGAGGCTTTATCGGGTCATATCAAGACTGGTGCGAGGCGTTTTCGACATATCCGAGAACATACGATCTCATCCATGCTGGTGGAGTGTTCAGCATATATCAAGACAG GTGTGACATAACGCACATTCTGCTGGAGATGGATAGAATTTTACGACCAGAAGGGACAGTTATATTCAGGGATACAGTTGAGGTTCTTGTGAAGATTCAGAGCATAACAAATGGGATGAGATGGAAGAGTCAGATTATGGACCATGAAAGTGGACCGTTTAATCCTGAGAAAATTCTTGTTGCTGTCAAAACTTACTGGACGGGTGAAATTTCTCAAAAGCAACTCTAG
- the LOC126676198 gene encoding uncharacterized protein LOC126676198 yields MQSFGIISFNFLTLYKYPLLNLCHAHTSSSSANPNIISMAYSNSAKLFSAVILVSLLLMHQPSTASCYTGPIRSPPATILPPRKVLHVVSKRLVGEEELRTVPSGPDPLHHNGRDNPKKPTSP; encoded by the exons ATGCAATCATTTGGTATcatttcttttaactttttaacgCTCTATAAATACCCTCTCCTAAATCTCTGTCATGCTCATACCTCATCATCCTCAGCAAACCCTAATATAATTTCAATGGCTTACTCCAACTCCGCAAAGCTCTTCTCCGCCGTGATCTTGGTGTCGCTGCTGCTCATGCACCAGCCTTCGACAGCAAGTTGCTATACTGGGCCGATCAGGTCTCCTCCGGCCACTATTCTTCCACCTAGAAAG GTTTTACATGTTGTTTCGAAGAGATTAGTGGGGGAAGAAGAGCTGAGGACGGTTCCTTCTGGACCAGACCCGTTGCACCATAACGGCCGTGATAACCCAAAGAAACCAACCAGTCCGTGA